The Babylonia areolata isolate BAREFJ2019XMU chromosome 32, ASM4173473v1, whole genome shotgun sequence genome window below encodes:
- the LOC143276449 gene encoding uncharacterized protein LOC143276449 isoform X2: MCVTSCCTSTTRHTGWLVMMDRGHVLFALILVLMSSCCSIICVCESYRALAATLPILQSQERTCDVWVMRLLVQNPLALLATWVTLHATLTFALFLTFGMKEHRVMPETGSLVQLCTVGFLVFAYVLMDLTILDQHTRFVVLPYIGMALFSAAQLTKDWPSAHSPVFILVAGLTAFTFLAIFVKAVALMCRYAPHAGEGEAISLNIVTRPLASDLEEETYLLRDK, encoded by the exons ACGGGATGGTTGGTGATGATGGACAGAGGTCACGTGCTCTTCGCTCTGATCCTGGTGCTGATGTCCTcctgctgctccatcatctgtgtctgtgagagttaCCGGGCCTTGGCCGCCACGCTGCCCATCCTGCAGTCCCAGGAGAGGACGTGCGACGTGTGGGTG ATGCGGCTGCTGGTGCAGAACCCTCTGGCTCTCCTCGCCACCTGGGTCACCCTCCACGCGACCTTGACCTTTGCCCTCTTCCTGACCTTCGGCATGAAGGAGCACCGCGTGATGCCCGAGACGGGGTCACTGGTTCAGCTGTGCACTGTGGGGTTCCTGGTGTTTGCGTACGTGCTGATGGATCTGACCATTCTGGACCAACACACCAG GTTCGTGGTGCTGCCCTACATCGGCATGGCGCTGTTTTCGGCGGCCCAGCTGACCAAGGACTGGCCCTCAGCCCACAGCCCAGTCTTCATCCTGGTGGCAGGACTGACGGCCTTCACCTTCCTCGCCATCTTCGTCAAGGCCGTGGCCTTGATGTGCCGCTACGCGCCGCACGCGGGTGAAGGGGAGGCAATCTCGCTGAACATTGTGACGCGGCCTTTGGCGTCCGATCTGGAGGAGGAGACCTATCTGTTGCGGGAcaagtga